The following are encoded together in the Anopheles nili chromosome 3, idAnoNiliSN_F5_01, whole genome shotgun sequence genome:
- the LOC128723896 gene encoding uncharacterized protein LOC128723896 yields MSKSLVKKAFSLAEQGLQLAKPKTDDKTTKRKASALELIPKHQKLVHLVGKKGKRMEKDMIRHREKLTVTDVRQQMANKHDPTEENIKKLLMLSQSNLDEVSRETILKRARTGRYVSRVRVSRKDRNNIEDQPNKEYGDQEKAVEESVFTEEDFANFAKELEKNGL; encoded by the exons ATGTCCAAATCACTGGTTAAGAAAGCATTTTCACTCGCGGAGCAAGGACTTCAATTAGCGAAGCCAAAAACAGACG ATAAAACCACTAAAAGGAAGGCAAGTGCTTTGGAGCTAATACCGAAACATCAGAAACTGGTACACCTagtcggaaaaaaggggaaaaggatggaaaaggacATGATACGCCATCGAGAAAAGCTGACCGTCACAGACGTACGACAACAGATGGCCAACAagcacgatcccacagaggaaaacataaaaaaactccTCATGTTAAGTCAATCAAACTTAGACGAAGTGTCCAGAGAAACG ATCCTAAAACGTGCACGAACCGGCCGGTACGTCTCACGTGTTCGTGTGTCGCGGAAAGACAGGAACAATATTGAAGATCAGCCGAACAAGGAATATGGCGATCAAGAAAAAGCTGTGGAAGAGAGTGTATTCACCGAAGAGGATTTCGCTAACTTTGCAAAAgagttggaaaaaaatggcctgTGA
- the LOC128727782 gene encoding RNA-binding protein 5-B-like, translating into MDFSPSPESDTSGYYRNRCRRDERDRGNRGRSKERYRNNGRYSRSRSRSYSKERYSYPRQRSDERDSYRDMNEQGYDDGGWDRDRYRGRSRERDRDRRSRERDRYRERRDREKGGGRRGGYSPSSNDEGENFDSDNELFYQQKPNNNIIIRGLAPQVTEADINSDLIQCGLQALHVRLIRKRKTGESRGFAFVEFRTEEEATRWICYKQGVLVFNGQHAVMQYTFSMPTKYQTDWYCAKCYAFNFRRRENCFKCHASREDSEIGVDGSDEMSNILTKKIMLRNLDVLTNEESVLSVMQKKLPVELVPKIGKVVICRDPLTSISRGMCYLHFENLVDSMNIHNALKDLDPPLRIDNREVIISYCMDTENRSLVKPHPGHQGRNNYQDTTSQTSGGSAGGSSIQPASNSSNMATLADNYTLADVPRLAEYSASMYASNSAEHEHYLQYYTEYYTNQLSTARQGGGQMAGPRNAAGLGETANNGAAVAQSAIARKQQAGPGGGKSEKNDVYGPMVGPSPAPVQPGPQLPIPNGLDGRKYPTPDTSQYQYDETSGFYYDPSTGLYYDANSQYYYNSESSSYLYWDPENQTYVAASASSGSNNEGSSKRSESSASQQQQQQADIADKAEKSKAKDQAPPQDKVKVAKKIVKDMEKWAKQLNQKKDYSVVQPPARVEEATLYSSLGPSKPLPEPLVGVGVPGLASGGYADVGFSLLEKKDRGGAATTMVASNSLGSAASNSSAPYLASTATKAGGNNTSTYGGSDSENDVGDESGPADRDLVDFEKLTCLLCKRAFQSQEILMKHLKMSSLHKENLQKLTMNQRGGTRGGGGGGSSDGGSGGPNSLQYRDRAKERRQKYGEDEAPPVNKSKERFQREIEKQTHSQSSFPQGTASAVPIGQNNIGNKLLQKMGWSEGQGLGRTNQGRVNIIEAEARVANVGLGIKANAAAQYGRTTDDYKTYIKKMMKSRYEQVDVKD; encoded by the exons atGGACT TCTCACCGAGTCCAGAGAGTGATACTTCTGGCTACTATAGAAATCGCTGCCGACGTGATGAGCGCGACCGGGGCAATCGAGGAAGATCGAA GGAACGTTACCGCAACAATGGCCGCTATAGCCGTAGCAGGTCGAGGTCTTACAGCAAGGAACGCTACAGTTATCCCCGACAACGGAGCGACGAACGCGATTCTTACCGCGACATGAACGAACAAGGATACGATGATGGTGGCTGGGACAG AGATCGGTACCGTGGACGCAGTCGAGAGAGAGATCGCGATCGCAGATCCCGCGAACGTGACCGGTATCGGGAACGGAG AGATCGCGAAAAGGGCGGCGGTCGAAGGGGTGGATATTCCCCTAGTTCTAATGACGAAGGGGAAAACTTTGATAGTGACAACGAACTCTTCTATCAGCAAAAGCCAAACAACAACATAATTATTCGCGGATTGGCTCCACAAGTAACCGAAGCAGAC ATCAACAGTGATCTCATCCAGTGCGGTTTGCAGGCCTTACACGTTCGTCTGATccggaagagaaaaacag GTGAATCGAGGGGGTTCGCATTTGTCGAGTTTCGCACAGAAGAGGAAGCAACTCGGTGGATATGTTACAAACAG GGTGTGTTGGTATTCAACGGGCAACATGCTGTTATGCAGTATACCTTTTCCATGCCAACGAAATACCAGACGGATTGGTATTGCGCTAAG TGCTACGCGTTTAACTTCCGAAGAAgggaaaattgctttaaatGCCACGCGTCACGAGAGGACAGCGAGATCGGTGTCGACGGCAGTGATGAGATGAGCAACATTCTCACGAAAAAGATCATGTTACGCAATCTGGATGTCCTTACGAACGAGGAGAGTGTCTTGAGCGTGATGCAGAAGAAGCTCCCCGTGGAGCTTGTACCTAAAATTGGGAAGGTGGTCATTTGCCGCGATCCGTTGACGTCAATATCGCGCGGCATGTGCTATTTGCACTTTGAAAATTTGGTCGATTCGATGAACATACACAACGCGCTAAAAGATCTGGATCCACCCCTTAGGATCGACAATCGAGAGGTTATAATATCGTACTGCATGGATACGGAGAACAGAAGTTTAGTAAAGCCGCATCCGGGTCACCAGG GTCGAAATAATTACCAGGACACCACTTCCCAAACATCGGGCGGATCTGCTGGTGGTTCCTCAATTCAACCTGCCTCAAACTCCTCGAACATGGCGACTTTGGCTGATAACTACACACTTGCCGATGTGCCCCGACTCGCGGAGTACAGTGCATCAATGTACGCGTCTAACTCAGCCGAGCATGAGCATTACCTGCAGTACTATACCGAATACTACACGAATCAATTGTCGACCGCCAGACAAGGTGGCGGACAAATGGCCGGACCGCGAAATGCTGCCGGTTTAGGTGAAACGGCTAACAATGGTGCCGCCGTTGCGCAGTCGGCGATAGCGCGCAAACAGCAAGCAGGCCCtggtggcgggaaaagcgagaaaaatgatGTGTACGGACCTATGGTAGGTCCTTCGCCTGCCCCCGTGCAACCTGGCCCACAGCTACCTATTCCTAACGGGTTGGATGGCCGAAAGTATC CTACGCCCGATACCTCACAGTATCAGTACGATGAAACGTCTGGCTTTTACTACGACCCTTCCACCGGGCTCTATTATGATGCTAATTCACAGTACTACTATAATAGCGAATCCAGCTCCTACCTGTACTGGGATCCTGAAAATCAAACATACGTTGCTGCATCCGCTTCATCGGGCTCCAACAACGAGGGCTCATCAAAGCGTTCGGAAAGTAGTgcctcccagcagcagcagcagcaagccgATATTGCTGACAAAGCGGAGAAATCCAAAGCTAAAGATCAAGCTCCTCCGCAGGACAAGGTGAAGGTGGCGAAAAAGATCGTAAAAGACATGGAGAAATGGGCGAAGCAGTTGAACCAAAAGAAAGACTACAGCGTTGTGCAACCACCAGCTAGGGTGGAGGAAGCCACCTTATACTCCTCGCTTGGTCCCTCCAAGCCTCTGCCGGAGCCTCTTGTTGGCGTTGGTGTACCCGGGCTCGCAAGTGGAGGCTATGCGGATGTAGGATTTTCGCTGCTTGAGAAGAAGGACCGTGGTGGAGCTGCTACAACAATGGTTGCTAGCAATAGTCTTGGAAGCGCCGCTTCGAATTCATCAGCCCCTTACCTTGCGAGTACAGCGACCAAAGCGGGCGGAAACAATACTTCTACGTACGGTGGCTCCGATTCTGAAAACGATGTTGGAGATGAGAGTGGTCCCGCCGACCGGGACTTGGTCGATTTTGAAAAGTTAACCTGCCTGCTGTGTAAACGTGCATTCCAATCCCAGGAGATTCTAATGAAGCATCTCAAGATGTCCTCGCTGCACAAGGAAAACCTGCAAAAGCTAACTATGAATCAGCGCGGAGGAACGAgaggtggtggcggcggcgggAGTAGTGACGGTGGATCCGGTGGTCCCAACAGCTTGCAGTACCGCGACCGGGCCAAAGAACGCCGACAAAAGTACGGCGAAGACGAGGCTCCACCGGTTAACAAGAGTAAAGAGCGGTTCCAGCGAGAGattgaaaagcaaacgcactCGCAGTCGTCCTTCCCGCAAGGAACCGCTTCGGCGGTACCAATCGGTCAGAACAACATTGGCAATAAGCTGTTGCAAAAGATGGGCTGGTCAGAGGGGCAGGGACTTGGTAGAACTAACCAGGGTCGGGTGAACATTATTGAG GCGGAAGCACGAGTAGCAAACGTTGGCTTGGGTATAAAAGCAAACGCTGCCGCCCAGTATGGTCGCACGACGGACGATTACAAAACATACATTAAGAAGATGATGAAATCGCGCTACGAACAGGTGGACGTGAAGGATTGA